A region from the Phaenicophaeus curvirostris isolate KB17595 chromosome 3, BPBGC_Pcur_1.0, whole genome shotgun sequence genome encodes:
- the LOC138718657 gene encoding feather keratin-like, with amino-acid sequence MACNDLCRPCAPTPLANSCNEPCVRQCQDSSVVIQPSTVLVTLPGPILTSFPQSTTVGSSTSAAVGSELSYQGVPVSNGAFGYGYGYGLGGLGCYGGRGLGWFGGRRGCYPC; translated from the coding sequence atggcctgcaacgacctctgccgcccctgcgcacccaccccgctggccaacagctgcaacgagccctgtgtcaggcagtgccaggactcctccgTCGTCATCCAGCCTTCCACCGTGCTggtcaccctgccaggacccatcctcacctccttcccccagagcaccACCGTCGGATCCTCCACATCggctgccgtgggcagcgaactcagctaccagggagtgCCTGTCTCCAACGGGGCCTTCGGCTATGGCTACGGCTACGGCTTGGGAGGCCTGGGCTGCTATGGTGGCAGAGGTCTCGGCTGGTtcggtggcaggagaggctgctacCCTTGCTAA
- the LOC138718655 gene encoding feather keratin-like: MACNDLCRPCAPAPLANSCNEPCIRQCQDSSVVIQPPAVLVTLPGPILTSFPQSTTVGSSASAAVGSELSYQGVPVSNGAFGYGYGYGLGGLGCYGGRGLGWFGGRSGCYPC, encoded by the coding sequence atggcctgcaacgacctctgccgcccctgcgcacccgccccgctggccaacagctgcaacgagccctgcatcaggcagtgccaggactcctccgTCGTCATCCAGCCTCCTGCCGTGCTggtcaccctgccaggacccatcctcacctccttcccccagagcaccACCGTCGGATCCTCCGCATCggctgccgtgggcagcgaactcagctaccagggagtgCCCGTCTCCAACGGGGCCTTCGGCTATGGCTACGGCTACGGCTTGGGAGGCCTGGGCTGCTATGGTGGCAGAGGTCTCGGCTGGTTCGGTGGCAGGAGCGGCTGCTACCCATGCTAA